A region of the Thermodesulfovibrionales bacterium genome:
GGATACGGAAAAAGGGCAAGGTCGGCTATTCCGTTGAGCGCTACTCGATGGTGAGGGCTATCAGGAGCATCGAGCGCTGCGATGTCGCCCTCGTCGTCCTGGATGCATCGGCAGGGATCGTGGAGCAGGACAAGAGGATAGCCGGCATCGTCGAACAATACGGGAAGGGCGCGGTCTTCCTCATGAACAAATGGGATACCCTTGAAGACGCCGAAACCGTTTTCAAGCAGTACACGACTGAATTCAAGAATAAGCTCTGGTTTTTCACCCACGCGCCCCTGCTTACGATATCAGGACTGGAACGCAAGCGGGTCACCAAGGTCTTTCCCCTGATCGATGCTGTCGTGAAGGAAAGGAAGAAGCGGATACCGACCTCTGAACTCAACAGTTTCCTGAAGAAGGCGCTTTCCCATATCCCCCCTCTGCCCCAGTCTAAAGGGAAGATGGTGAAGATCAACTATATGACGCAGACAGGGACCGAGCCGCCGAGGTTTGTCTTGTTCACGAACAGGCCTGAGGGGGTGAAGGACCCATTCCTCCGATACCTTGAGAGGAGCCTGAGGGAAAGCTTCTCCTTCGGAGGGACTCCGATCCGGATCTTTGTGAGGCACAAGAACCCCGCATGATCTTCATCAGGTTCCTATCGGTCCTCTTCAGGAGCTTCGTCGATTTTTTCAGGGACGGCGGAATGATGCTCGCAGGTGCCATATCGTTCTTCACGATGATGGCGATCGTCCCCTTCTGCCTCCTGCTCGTCACGGTCTTCGGCCACTTTCTTGGTCAGTACAAAGACTTCTACCAGTTCTTCCTCTCGAGACTCGTAAGCTTCTTCCCGAAGATCACCTCGGAGATAACGGAAGAGCTGAGGAGGATCATCATCTACAAGAGCCTCGGGCAATTTAGCCTCGTACTCTATTGTCTCATCTCCTTTCAGCTCTTTTCATCCTTCGAATCGGCCATCAATACGATATTCAAGGTGAGGGTGAGGCGGTCCCTTATCGTCTCGATCATCCTTTCCCTGGTCATCGTCACCCTTGTCATTGTCATCCTGCTCCTCTCCTTCGGAGCGACATCGGGGATATCGTTGCTCAGGAGCCTCAGGGAACTTTTCCCGGGCTTCCATATCGGCAGGATCACCGGTTTTTTCATACGGTTCGTCATACCCTTTCTGTTTGTGTTTCTCATCATGATGATCCTCTACCTCTTCCTGCCGCGGAAGAT
Encoded here:
- a CDS encoding YihY/virulence factor BrkB family protein → MIFIRFLSVLFRSFVDFFRDGGMMLAGAISFFTMMAIVPFCLLLVTVFGHFLGQYKDFYQFFLSRLVSFFPKITSEITEELRRIIIYKSLGQFSLVLYCLISFQLFSSFESAINTIFKVRVRRSLIVSIILSLVIVTLVIVILLLSFGATSGISLLRSLRELFPGFHIGRITGFFIRFVIPFLFVFLIMMILYLFLPRKMVKFRHAVSGALFTTILLEAAKHIFTIYAVKVAMFGTIYGPLSAFVIFLLWMYYSACIFLIGAEVVHNLSASGAR